CTTATGCATGAATACCCTTTTAATATGATGGAGCATGaggtttttaatgtttttatgaaAGCTGCTACTCCATAGTATCAGAAAATTTCATGCAATACTCCAAGGAATGATTGCATTTCTACTTTTGAgttggagaagaaaaaattgaagactATGCTTGGTAGTGTCAATAGAGTTAGCCTTACTACAGATTTTTGGAAATCTGAACAAAAAATTGGGTTTATGTGTCTCACCTGTCATTTTGTTGACTCTAATTGGAAATTACAAAAGcgaattataaatttttgtgatgTACCACCTCCACATTCCGGAGTTGTAAATTCTGATGCTATTTTTAAGTCTTTGCTTGATTGGGGGCTTGAAAACAAGGTGTGTACAATAACCTTGGACAATGCTAACAACAATGGTGCAGCTGTAAGAATTTTGAAAGATGTTATCAAAAGGAAGCTCATGTTGGGTGGCAAGATCTTTCATGTACATTGCTGTGCACATATCATTAATTTGTTGGTACAAGATGGGTTGAGTGAGATTGAAACGGTGATTGAAAATGTCTATGAAAGTGTGAAGTATCTAATTGCATCAGAAGCTCGTCTCATAAAGTTTGGTGAGATTGCAAAGCAATTGCAATTACCATCCAAGAAGTTGATCTTAGATTGTCCCACACATTGGAATGCAACATATGCAATGTTGGTTGCTGCCTTGGAGTTTAGAGAGGTGTTCCCTAGGTACAAAGATAGAGATGCGGGGTATAATTGGCTGCCTAGTAATGAAGATTGAGATAGGACAGAACATGCGTGcaattttttatcactttttgaAGAAGTCACAAATGTCATATCAAGAAGTGAATATCCAACTACAAATATATTCCTTCCTGAGATTTGGAAGATAAAAGAAGTTTAAAATAAGAAGTTACTTAATGAAAATGATTACATTAGTGCTATGGCATGTAAGATGAAGTTAAAGTTTGACAAATATTGGGATGAATGCAACTTTGTAATGGCCATAGCTGCTGTGTTAGATCCTCGGTTCAAAATAACTTTGATAAACTTTTCCTTTCCAAAGATCTATAAAGGGTTTGAAGTAACTAGAAATATTGATCGTGTTCATGATTCCTTATATCAACTTTATAATGAATATGCTGTGGACTATACTTCAAGCAATGCTGGACAAAGTGCATCTAAATCCACTGAAGGTAGTAGTAGTGTTGGTGGCAataattcaaagtttaaaactaGAGGTAGAATGGAGTTTGATCAGTTTATTAGAAATGCTAATAACATACAACCAGAAAAATCATATCTGGATGTGTACTTGGAAGAAGGTGTATTTTTATGCTCGAATGATTCAGACAGACTTTGATGCTTTGGAGTGGTGGAAGGCTAACAACTTAAAATttcttattctctcaaaaatgacatctgACATACTTTCCATCCCCATCACCACAGTAGCTTCAAAATCTGCATTCTCTGCAAGAGGTAGAGTAATTGATATGTATCGAGCTtctttatcaacaaaaactGTATAAGCTTTACTTTGTGGGGGTGATTGGGTTTGACCTCTTTACAAAACTAAGAAACAATCAAAAGTAAGTGTTCATCACATTTATTAATTCTTTTCCCaaaaaacaacttaaatttattttaatttttgtctattGTAACAAAGACTTGGAATCTAAagcttctaatttttttttgtaggttgaACCGGGGTCTACTAGCATCACGGAGATAGTCATACCTTTTCCAAAATGATGCTATCTTAAGTGTATTgtttagtatgtgtgtgtgtatttttttttttcattaaatgtttttttgtagtttttatttttatttttataacgtTCTTAAAAGCTTATATTTGCTTTTACATGCAGTTGGAAGGACAATGAGCTGaaggattttttgttgtggatGTTAGTTTTCTGTGTTTGCAAGAGAGTGTAATTGGTATGTGCTTTGTTATTTGATAATGGTCTTTTATATCtatgattttcttatatttgcAAAAGGCATGTTATGTTGATATGGTGCATATTAATACTACAACTATAATAATGTAAAGTTGATTTTCTCTAAGTTACTAAATATTGACTATAATTATCATCTTCCcctctaatttctaatgtctttttattatttttggttgttttgtatGCAGGTTGTTGGTTTTCTGATCTGGTGCATATTAAAGACCTTTCGGTGGAATATATTCTGATTTGGTGCAAAAGACCTAGATTTGTGAATGATAGATGgtcttttgtttaaaaaaaactaaatattctTTTTGTTAATGGCATGGTGTTTAGCATATGATAACTTAGCATATGATGATATGGATGCTTTTGAAATGTCATGTcaagagggttttttttttttgtttgaagatTATAGCTGCACAGATGACAAATGTGGATTTAAGAATTGTATATTGAACAAATATTAAAGCTAGAGACAAGGAATTATGAGTGGATagatttaattatgtaaagttTTAATTTGAGCAATTGCTAATCACAAGTGGAATTAGAAGCATGAACAAATGAGTAtatgattttcttatttttgtttacttgaTTGTTGGAAATTTGAGCAAATTTGAGCACTTGATAATGCAATTTTATTAGATCCCAAGCAAAAAAACTTGACTTGAGcttgagtttgagcttgatgttaagcttgagcttggcttgattaatttattaagCCAAGCCGAGTTGAGCTCAAGCTTTTGGGTTTTTCCATGAGCTTGAGTTCAAACATTATATTTAGGTTCGTCTCGAGCTCGAGACAAGCTCGAGCATTTGATTTTTACTGACAAGCCAAGCTCAAATTGGCACTACTTGCTTGTTTATAACCCTAAATGCTTTGCtgtattttgttgtttattaGATCTCCTAATGTAAGTTAAAACAAATTGTAAAGTGAAATATTGTGAAACCGTTACATACTAAATATAGCACAACACGGATTTCATATGTTTGTGAGGCTTCACACAAAACACATTACATGCAAGATGCAACTTTTTAacacataaaagaaaatagtCAATCTTCCTttgaagtttttcttttcttttcttttctttgtaatcaatattatttaggaaaaaaaaagtaattttaataatGGATATAGCAACCACCAAGCATGGCCAATGGCTTGTCTATCATTGGGTAAGGCTTTAAGTTTAACTGGGTTTGCTTTCCAATTCGAGTCCTAGTAGTTGAAATATTTTGTGGCCAACAACAAGCTCCCATCAAGAGCAAAGATTAGTTAAAATGCACATAAACTGACCCGGGCACcgggtagaaaaaaaaaaaagacatattaCCCGTTTGGATCCAGCGTTTTGTTGGCTgcgttttgcctttttttttttttcgtttctgcTGCGGGGGGACAAATGGGtcagtgcgcgcactgtgcgcATTGTGCGTGCACTGTTTATGTActttttcagtaatttttttattaaaaatagatccCGTAatactattcatatatttaaaaattattttattacagtatttttagtttttaatttttaatttttagcaataaattctatctaAATGAACCCATAGTATGATAATTTAGTTTAGTACAACCCATCAACTTTTGTCTTTTGTACTCTCTTCTTGGTTTCCACTATTTCTTTTCCTACCCAATTTTGCTTCGGGTTGTTACTGTAAACAGCTGGAATCAACAAGGGCATTGTGGGAACACGGAAACGCAAAATACCGACCTTCGCGCGCAAATTCCTCCTAAAGTGAGGCTTACGTGTCCCAATACGACATTAATGTCTATAAAAACTACGAGATCACTTTTGGATGACATGTTAGTGACACTTTCATACAATCAACATGCATATCCAATGCCACGAGTCAAAAGAAAGCGACCATTCTTTCTTTCTACAACTAACCAGTAACCACTATGTCACAGTACAATAGTTGTTTAACTACAATCATGGCGCTATTTGTGCCCAATGTTATTGCAATCTTTGTTACGTGTACCATAATATATTAGAGATTAGGTGGGTTTTTCTCCGAGGTAGACTTTTTAATTAGAATAtggtcatgctaacgagtacttagttaataatttattttaaaaaaattttgccactacttttatagaaaatgaaaaaaattgtcaaaatattaattacttttttttttcttataaatttttttttaaatgaattgttaaccaatTTCCTAAGGAaattcgttagcatttcccttaGAATATTGGTAATTTGAGTCATTTGActacacaaaatttttcataatcttaatttttttttttttggtaataccataatcttaattttttgggtaaaatgcaaaactgaccctttaatttttttttagattttatttcagtcatctaactttgtttttgttcatttcagtcctctaatttttaaatttattcaattaaggattttctatcaacttttgctatatgttgtggttaatttttcaattttataaaattttcttaaattttttaaattaaaaaaaatttaagtaatgattgaaagatattttccagattttttttttcaaaaaattttaacaaaagttaacggaaatgccttaattgaataaatctgaaatttagagaactgaaataaacaaaagcaaagttaaagaactgaaatgaactttgaagaaagttagagagttagttttgtattttagccttattttttattatgagtTTTGAGAAACCGTAATGTTAcccattaactaaataaaaggtAGAGATACTCGAGTTTGACTTACCTTTAGTACTTATTTAATTGAAtatgtcattttgttttaaatatacaatgacaagCGGTAGGGAGTTTTAATcctcacattttatttagttggtgGGTAatgtgacaatctcttattaaaacaaaatgagattcCTTTTAAAGAAATACTAGAGGTAAGTTAAATATGAGATACTCACTACTACTgactattttatatttaaaataaaaggagactTTCAGtttaaaaaagtactaaaaataaaccaacacaattttttataataattgttcAAATAATATTTGATATGACGAGGATATGATACAAATCTACAAGTACAAGTGAAAGATAATACCGCACAAATTATTGAGTGCTTAAACTCTAGGCAATTTAGTATTATTGTGATTAACATGGATAGTGGAGCATATGACACGCATCATTTTGAAGTCAAGCCAATGcagattttattatatatatatatatatatatatatatatcacttactattatgtatttaaaataaaaaaatattaaaagtaaatcaaactcattttttataataattattcaaataatatcTGTTATGACGAGGACTATAATACAaatctacaagtataagtgaaAGTACAAATTATTAGGTGCTTAAACTCCATGCAATTTAATATTATTGTGATTGACATGGATAGTAGAGCATATAAAGCACATTATTTTGAAGTCAAGCAATGCAGattttataacatatatattatatatcacTGTCTTTAGTCCAAgacaagaaagaaaacaaagcatGTTTGATTGCGATCTATATTACACATCAATCCCAATATAATAGTATCCACCGTTATGACAATACTAGTACAAACTACAAAATAGTTTGTGATTAGATTAATTGATTCAAGTCAAGTTGGTAAAGCTAGACAACTAAGCTTGATTAAAATTGTGGGCCCAAACTCATGCTAGGTGCTTGCTTATTTTATTGAGGGAAAATAAGGACAAATCCAATGAGTTCATTTAGTCATAGATTAATGTTTATTGGGCTTGAATATAGAGTCAAACATCTGGGCCAGACCAATCCCAAATTTGcaaagttttaatatttacataaaGCCGAGCCAAGAGGGGCCAGAGCCCACTAAACCTAACACCAGCTGATCTAACATGGAGACATGAAGCTAGTAGTTCCCAAGTACCTATGCAATATTTATTGATGGCTGAGATTAAGATTGAGAGTTGAACAAGAAACTTTTAGTTTCCGTTTGGTTGGATGAGTGGAAAAGTGAGACGATAGGAAATAGTAGGAgggtaaaaaaaatgagaggatagaaaatatttgaatttctcacatttttgtttggttaggagtggaaaagtggagaaatagaaaaaatgtgTTTGTATAAATATACTCATATACCCTTATTAGAAAATGATGCCctgttaaaacaaaaaaaagtgacaaaaaaagcaatcacacaaatttattagaaaataaaaatcatatctagaaaaagaaaaaattacgtgtaaaaaaaaaaaatcacaaaagaaagtagaagagaggaaaaaagaagaagagcaatTGGATGAAGCTTGCTTAgggaatcaaaagaaaaaaggaaaaaaaagaagaagaaagaaagtaagaGGCAACGCCCAAACCAGAAAAAAGGGGGGGGCGGGGGGAGGGAAGAAGCAACGTACAGACCAGaccagaaaaaaagaaaaaaaaaagagcgcAAAGAATTGGACAAGCCCATGTGCAAGTGCACATGCGCATTTTCGTCATTTACTTATTACATTCCTCCCattcagttttctctccattttggggAGAGAACATATTCGTGGGCCGGGGAGAAAACACTTGGACCTCAccaatttttttccctcccctcactccaaccaaacagtcaccaaaaaagttttccttctcattctctctccaaagttttccatctaccctatttcacctccaaacaaacacacccttacAATTGGTCTAGTTGGaaaagtggaaaagtgggaaggTAGAAAATgatgagaggatagaaaagtgggaggatagaaatgATTTTGATTTCCCTCATTTTTGCTTGGTTAGGAGTGGAAAAgtagaaagatgaaaaaaatgagtttgtataaatttattcatatacCCTTGTTGAAATAATGATgctcaattaaaataaaaaagtaactcaaaaaaaaaatcatccaaatttattaaaaaataaaaatcatatttagaaaaaaaaaatcactttaagttaaacaaaaaaatagtaataataatataaaacacTGTTACGTCATGCCTcaggaaataataataaaaaaaggcaaCATCAAGAggaaggaggaaaaaaagaaaaagaaaaagtcaacGTATTGCATACTGGACAAAAGCCCATGTGCAATTGCACATTGGCATTTTGgtcaataaataaatcaaactctTCCAatagttttctctccatttcggGGAGAAAATTTTTTGGTGAGTTCGGGGAGAAAACACCTAAgccctacatttttttttcctcttccccTCTAATTAAACACCcttcaaaaagttttttctcttcatttttgttgatgcccactttggTAAGGAGGCctaataataggaaaaaaagaaaaagaaaggccAGCGTATTGCATACTAGATAAAAGCCCATGTGCAAGTGCACATTGGCATTTTGgtcaataaataaatcaaactctCCCAacagttttctctccatttcggGGAGAAAACTTTCTGGTGAGCTCGAGGAGAAAACACTTGAGccctacccttttttttttttcccttcccctCCAACTAAACaccctttaaaaagttttccTCTTCATTTTTGTTGATGCTCACTTTGGTAAGGAGGCCTAATAataggaagaagcccaacaatataaGAGGGAATAAAGAAGACGGATTAGTAAATTGAGATAAAAACCATTAAACTCGAATGACAGGAATAATGGACCATAGGCCTAAAAAATAGCAAAAGGGCCTCAAAGAAAGTAAGCAAGCCCAACGGAGCTCGAAGAAAGAAATGGTAAACCAATGGGTATTATGAGAAATGGAAAGCAAGTAAGAATGGGCTGAAGGAGCCCAAGGAAGGAACTAAGTAACGAGGCGTTGGTGGAAAAGCCCATAAACCCTGAAAGTAAAGAATATGGTAATTTGGACTGGGGAAGCCCAAACCACTtagcaaaagcccatgggaatgcAGGATTGGAATAAGCTGAGGACGCCCAAGGAAATGAAACGGACCGAGGATacccaaaagaataaaatgggTCAAGGAATCCCGAAAGCGATGAAacgggccaaggaagcccaaaacAGCCTACAGCAGGCCCAAAAGAGGTCCAGCAAGCACAAGTCAAATAATAGCATGATAGGAGCAACGAGATGGCATGACAGGAGTATCAACCGACCCGCAAAGAGGGTAAAGAATGGATTGAAGAAGGAAAGGCCCATGATTAAGCAAGATCCAGCCTAAAAAAGAAGTAAGACATAAAGAATGAAAGCTCAGAGACTCATCCATGCCACAAGAGGTCAAGAACGAATAGCAGAACGTGCAGACAAGGCCTTAGGTCATGGTAAATGTATGAACAACAGACAAGCCATGGACATACATGGAAGTGGAGCACGCACAAAGCTCAGACACCACCAagttgtacccagccaatacaggaatgGTGGGTCATGGGTTCGAGGTAAAAAATGGTATGGTTtggcggtggggagaaggggaaagcctattctggggttcctgctcaagctcttttgggggaaatgtcctACTGGGATGAcgtaccacccaaaagagggaagATGAGTTGGAATCACTAAGTGCACGACATAGGGGATAGTGAGAGAGAATGCCCACTCTTATCCGGATGGGAATGCCACAATgagcaagaaaacaaaataagactCTTTTGTTTGGGAATGGGATGTGGCATGGCCAACACAGGTCGTCTGGGAAGGACACCTATACCAGGACAAAAACGATTAAGGGATAAAATAGTAGAAACTCGCCACGATAGACTATATAAAAGGGGCCTCAGCTGTGCACACGATGAGGGGCAACAGAACAAGGGAGAatagaggagaaaaagaagtaaGAAATGGAGTGAAAGATaggaaggaaaacaaaaaacttagaaaggaaaaagagattaaaaagaaaaatagagagtaaACAAGAGCGTGATAGtgggcatgcaccaataggctattttcttctctccctctaaaagtCTACTCTCTAGTGAGGATTAAGGAATTTGAGGATAAGCCATTTAGACCCATTCTCTCAAAGTGGCTAATTTCCATGGCAGGATTCCCTTGTGAGATTGCCCATATTGAAGAGTGGTTCCCTTCCTGGACTTGACTCCATAGAAAATCAAGCACGACAAACTGACcattcttccttttattttattgatcaagcattagtgttttttccttttatttattgttattaactCATTTATGCTGCATTTATATTGCTGCACTACTTCTTCCTTTACTAAGATCATGATTTAGCTTTTCCGTTTTCTATTTGATAGTAagtatattctttttattattgtcATATTACACTTGCCTGCTATAACTTTTTTGTAACAGTTTCATTTGCCATGGGCGCATGTCCAAGGTCTTAGCAAAGGGGCTCTACCTTGTGCACAAGCTGGCTTGGGGTGTGTTGCAGTCAAGCCAGTTCTGACTCTCCTACCCAGAACCATTGGGCTGTAACGTGGCAGGAGATAGCCCAGCCTGCAgttgcaaaaaaggcccaccacaattttaactcattttttttttcattctccctAAAATCCACTCTATTGAACACACCCTTAATCTCaaccattgaataaaaaaaaggcaaaaacactattttgatccctacattttagGGTTACAGTTGTGCTGGGCCTTTTTGCAACTCCAGGCTAGGCTGCCTCCTGTCACGCTATGACCTAATGGTTCTGGGTAGGAGAGTCAGGACCGGCTTGACTGCAACACACCCCAAATCGGCTTGTACATAAACTAAAACCCCTTTACTAAAATTTtggtcacatgcccatggcaaaGGGAATTGTTACAAAAGAGTTATGGCAAGCAGGTATAATATAACAACAATGTAAGGAAATGCACTTACTGTTAGCTAGAAAATAGGAAATACTAAATgaaataaaggaagaaacaaTGCAGTAATATAAATGCAATATAATtaagatgataataataaagaaaaggaaataacacTGATGCTTAATAAAATGAAAGGAATAATAGTCAGTCTGCCATCCTTGATTTCCTTATGGAGTTAAGTCCAGGAGGGGAACCACTCTTCAATGTGGGTAACCTTACAGAGAAATTCTGCCACGGAAATTACCCACTTTGAGAGAATGAACCTAAATAACTTATCCTTAAATTCCTTAATCCTTGCTAGAGGGCaggcttttagagggagagaagagattagcctattggtgcatgcctgcTATCACACTCTTGCCtactctctgtttttctttcgaattcctttttcctttctaaGTTTTTTCACTCTcttgttttgttactttttctttctctatttcctAGTACTCCGTGGTGTTGTTATGTTCTctcttttcccctttttgttgttgttcccTGTGCACAGCGGAGGACCATTTTATACTTCCTGCCGTGatgaatttttactattttacccctTAACTGCTTTTATCTGGGCGTGAGTGTCCTTCCAGACCACCCACTAGTATGTCAGCTGCCCAGCCACCACTATGGCATTACGAGACAAAGagtcttattttttttgcttgcttACTGTGGCATTCCCATTCGGATAAGGGTGGGTATTCTCTCTCACTATCCCTCATGGCGTGCACCTAGTGATTCtaactcatttttctcttttttgggtggtatgtcatcctagcatgacatttcccccaaaagagtttgagtgGGAATCCCAAAATAGGCTCTCCCCTTCTCCCTACtgccagaccataccctctcttacctctgacccatgacccaccactcctgtattggctaggtacacGTTAATGGTGCCTGAGCCTTATGCGTTCTCCACTTCCATGTGTGTCCATAACTTGTCTgctgctcatgcgtttgccatGACTTGAAGACTCGTCTGTGCATTCTGATGCTCGTTCTTAACCTCTTGTGGCGTGAATGAGTCTTTGAGCCTTTGTTCTTTATGTCTCACTTCCTTCCTCGGCTGGGCCTTGCTTGATTGTGGGTTTTTCCTTCTCTAATCCATTCTTTACCCCTTTCGTGGGTTTGTTGGCATTTCTGTCATGTCATTCTATCATTCCTACCATGCTATTGTTTAACCCATGCTTGCTAGGCCTCTTTTGGGCTTGCTATATGTTTTCCCTTTATTTAATTCCAGTGACCCAAGATTATCATTGGGTTAGTATTCATGCTTTTTTGGGCTTCTTTGGCCTGTTCCATTGCTTccgggcttccttggcccatttcctccatttgggcatccttggcccatttcatttcctttggcatcctcggcccattcCAATTCTTTATTCCCATGGGCCTTTACTaagtcttttgggcttcctCGACCTAAATTACCATATCCTTTACTTTTGAGATTTATGGGCTTTCCCACCAACCCCTTACTCACTTAATTCATTACTTCGGGCCTCTTTGGCCCATCCTTGCTTGCTTTCCATTTCTCATAATGCCCATGGGTTTACTACTTCTTTCTCTGGGCTCCTTTAGGCCCGCTTGCTTTCTTTAAGGTCCATTTGTTATTTTCTAGGCGTATGATCCATTATTCATGTCATTCAGGCTTAATggttttcttctcaatttactaactctttttCCTCCCATACTGTTGGATTTTTTCCTGCTATTGGGCCTCCTTgccaaagtgggcatcaacaacAGTTAATTTGGTCTTTACATTTTGGTAACAGTTAATTTGGTCtcttatatttttaacttaCAACTAATTTAGTCCTTACCGTTAACTCACTAACGGAAATTACTTGTGTGGCAAACGGTTTATATAGTTGGCATgtctaatattaaaatataaaatgatacGCTGATGTGTCTAAATTTTATCGGCTACATCAGTTCTTACATAGCAAAAAAAGCCACATCAGCTtttatttaccatttttaaaaattttcttataatctTTTTAACTAAACgggatttctttttattttctcaactcTCTCACAATCTCTGCAATTTTATTCTTTAgtttctctttccctctcttcTACCTTAATTCTTCTCAATACTCAATTCTCAACGATCGGCAAAGTCAATCCATACACCATTAACTCTATCCCCAAGCCTTCTCTGTAACCACTATTTGAGTCGCCCATCGCCATCCATCTGCTGCCTCATCTGCAGGCTCCGTCGCAACAACTCGATAAGTCTCTTTAGTCCACAACTTTCAACACCTACATCATGGGCATCATTAAGAACGAAATCAAGAATAGACAATTTTGGAGAAGAGTGAGAAGAGATCAGGAATCTTTGAGTTGGGAGTGAAATCAATGACTCTAGGTTTGGTGGATCTGGCCGGAGAAGAAGATTTAAGATTGGAGATGATTCGTAAGCTTGGGCTAACTCTAGGAACTAAGTCGTGGATTAGGCTTGGAATAAGCTAGATCTGggattgtggtggtggtggtgctgcTGTTGCACCATTGGGG
This portion of the Castanea sativa cultivar Marrone di Chiusa Pesio chromosome 7, ASM4071231v1 genome encodes:
- the LOC142644533 gene encoding zinc finger BED domain-containing protein RICESLEEPER 2-like, whose protein sequence is MEQKRFYVFTANGATTQYHRDLKGCLSHKITDNKQKQLDVNEGRVESEVAIANFEYNHAKYQKISCNTPRNDCISTFELEKKKLKTMLGSVNRVSLTTDFWKSEQKIGFMCLTCHFVDSNWKLQKRIINFCDVPPPHSGVVNSDAIFKSLLDWGLENKVCTITLDNANNNGAAVRILKDVIKRKLMLGGKIFHVHCCAHIINLLVQDGLSEIETVIENVYESVKYLIASEARLIKFGEIAKQLQLPSKKLILDCPTHWNATYAMLVAALEFREVFPRYKDRDAGYNWLPSNED